A portion of the Tiliqua scincoides isolate rTilSci1 chromosome 3, rTilSci1.hap2, whole genome shotgun sequence genome contains these proteins:
- the KCNE4 gene encoding potassium voltage-gated channel subfamily E member 4, whose amino-acid sequence MFRMDHPNITHPIPAVVSSNPEASTWEKGNGNEYFYVLIVMSFYGIFLMGIMLGYMKCKRRDKDSSLLLLYKDEEREWGQAVKTLPTVSGLKSFQIPMMFSMLQESMAPALSCTLCSMEGSSVSESSLTDVHLTIEEEVPDADVGETAEGGLLNDSSEGSSESIHQNS is encoded by the coding sequence ATGTTCAGGATGGACCATCCAAATATAACCCACCCTATACCCGCTGTTGTAAGTTCTAACCCTGAGGCTTCCACTTGGGAGAAGGGCAATGGGAACGAATACTTCTACGTCCTGATTGTTATGTCCTTCTACGGTATCTTTCTAATGGGAATAATGCTGGGCTACATGAAGTGTAAGAGGAGAGATAAAGACTCCAGCTTGCTGCTGCTCTACAAAGATGAGGAGAGAGAGTGGGGACAAGCCGTCAAGACCCTGCCAACTGTCTCAGGATTGAAGTCCTTCCAGATTCCAATGATGTTCAGCATGCTGCAAGAGAGCATGGCCCCGGCTCTCTCCTGCACCCTTTGCTCcatggaaggcagcagcgtgagcGAGTCTTCTCTGACTGATGTTCACCTCACTATCGAAGAGGAAGTGCCTGATGCGGATGTGGGGGAAACAGCTGAAGGAGGCTTGCTGAATGACAGCAGCGAAGGCTCTTCCGAAAGCATCCACCAAAACTCCTAG